Proteins from a genomic interval of Sporolactobacillus sp. Y61:
- a CDS encoding RluA family pseudouridine synthase — MSLTRLKAESGDAGKRLDRWVTEQFPEESRNRIQQLIKDHHITVNDEAEKVNYRMKEGDQITVRIPDPEPLQVTPENISLDIFYEDDQVIVVNKPRGMVVHPAPGHMSGTLVNALLFHCRDLSGINGMLRPGIVHRIDKDTSGLLMVAKTDRAHRSLAQQLKNKTTSRVYLAIVHGSVATDTGTVDAPIGRDDKDRKKMAVTNHNSKSAVTHFRVLERFSRYTYLSCRLETGRTHQIRVHMAYIGYPLAGDPKYGFHKTLPIKGQALHAAELGFRHPVTGKWMHFTAAPPEDFSRLLRLLRSGQFS, encoded by the coding sequence ATGTCTTTGACGCGTTTAAAAGCAGAATCCGGGGATGCGGGAAAACGACTGGACCGGTGGGTGACTGAACAGTTTCCTGAAGAATCAAGAAACCGGATACAGCAATTAATCAAAGACCACCACATTACGGTTAACGATGAGGCAGAAAAGGTCAATTACAGGATGAAGGAAGGGGATCAGATAACGGTCCGGATTCCGGATCCCGAACCGCTTCAGGTCACGCCCGAAAACATCAGTCTGGATATTTTTTACGAAGATGATCAGGTTATTGTGGTGAACAAGCCAAGAGGAATGGTTGTTCATCCTGCACCCGGGCATATGAGCGGGACCCTTGTGAATGCGCTGCTCTTTCATTGCCGGGATCTTTCCGGCATCAACGGCATGCTCAGGCCGGGGATTGTTCACAGAATTGATAAAGATACTTCCGGACTGCTGATGGTTGCGAAAACAGACCGGGCTCATCGATCGCTGGCACAACAGTTGAAAAATAAAACAACAAGCCGGGTGTACCTGGCGATTGTGCATGGCTCGGTTGCAACAGATACCGGAACTGTGGATGCGCCGATTGGCCGGGATGATAAGGACAGGAAGAAAATGGCGGTCACGAATCATAACAGCAAGTCTGCAGTTACCCATTTTAGGGTTCTTGAACGTTTTTCCAGGTACACGTATCTCTCATGCAGACTGGAGACCGGACGAACGCATCAGATCAGAGTGCATATGGCTTATATCGGGTATCCGCTTGCAGGAGATCCAAAATACGGATTTCATAAAACATTACCGATTAAAGGACAGGCACTGCATGCAGCAGAACTTGGATTCAGACACCCTGTAACCGGAAAATGGATGCACTTTACTGCAGCACCTCCGGAGGATTTCTCCCGACTGCTGCGTCTTCTTCGCTCAGGGCAGTTTTCCTGA
- the lspA gene encoding signal peptidase II, giving the protein MVYYFIALIVLIVDQLSKWLVVQNMTIGESIQLIPHIFYLTSLRNTGAAWNILEGQFVFFFLVTGVVLVIIIYYMQRYGRKQPLLGTALGLIIGGALGNFVDRLFRGEVVDFFHVYIFQYSFPVFNVADASLSIGVFFMIIYLLKDGKKE; this is encoded by the coding sequence ATGGTTTATTACTTTATTGCACTCATCGTTTTAATAGTGGATCAGCTGTCAAAATGGCTGGTCGTGCAAAACATGACAATCGGGGAAAGTATACAGCTGATTCCCCATATTTTTTATTTGACATCCTTGCGAAATACAGGAGCCGCCTGGAATATTCTTGAGGGCCAGTTCGTTTTTTTCTTCCTGGTAACCGGTGTGGTACTCGTGATTATTATTTATTATATGCAAAGATATGGCCGAAAACAGCCACTTTTGGGGACGGCCCTTGGTCTGATCATCGGGGGAGCCCTCGGCAACTTTGTGGACCGGCTGTTCAGGGGTGAAGTGGTTGATTTTTTTCACGTTTATATTTTTCAATACAGTTTTCCTGTATTCAATGTCGCAGATGCTTCGCTGTCGATTGGTGTCTTTTTTATGATCATCTATCTTTTAAAAGACGGGAAAAAGGAGTAG